A genomic segment from Streptomyces antibioticus encodes:
- a CDS encoding 4'-phosphopantetheinyl transferase family protein, with protein MIADLLPESVVAVEAFGEDGVREFGDGPLFPEEEALMVHAVAKRRREFTVVRSCARRAMDKLGVAPQAVLPGERGAPGWPDGLTGSMTHCEGYAAAALVRAADLASLGIDAEPHAPLPEGVLSAVSLPAEQERLLRLAADHPGLHGDRLLFSAKESVYKAWFPLTRKWLDFSEADIEFHPEPPPSDAASAPFTGTFRARLLVPGPMVGGRRVDHFDGRWTATRGLVTTAIAVHHA; from the coding sequence GTGATCGCGGATCTGCTGCCCGAGTCGGTGGTGGCCGTCGAGGCGTTCGGCGAGGACGGCGTGCGCGAGTTCGGCGACGGGCCGCTCTTCCCGGAGGAGGAGGCGCTGATGGTGCATGCGGTCGCCAAACGCCGCCGCGAGTTCACCGTCGTACGGTCCTGCGCGCGGCGTGCGATGGACAAGCTCGGCGTGGCCCCGCAGGCGGTGCTGCCCGGCGAGCGCGGCGCGCCCGGCTGGCCGGACGGGCTGACCGGCAGCATGACCCACTGCGAGGGCTACGCCGCGGCCGCACTGGTCCGCGCCGCCGACCTGGCCTCCCTCGGTATCGACGCCGAACCGCACGCACCCCTCCCGGAGGGCGTCCTGTCCGCCGTGTCGCTGCCCGCCGAACAGGAGCGGCTGCTGCGCCTGGCCGCGGACCACCCCGGGCTGCACGGCGACCGGCTGCTGTTCAGCGCCAAGGAGTCCGTCTACAAGGCGTGGTTCCCCCTCACCCGGAAGTGGCTGGACTTCAGCGAGGCGGACATCGAGTTCCACCCCGAACCGCCCCCCTCCGACGCGGCCTCCGCCCCCTTCACCGGCACCTTCCGCGCCCGCCTGCTCGTCCCCGGCCCCATGGTCGGCGGCCGCCGCGTCGATCACTTCGACGGCCGCTGGACGGCGACCCGGGGCCTGGTGACGACGGCGATCGCCGTGCACCACGCCTGA